From Lycium ferocissimum isolate CSIRO_LF1 unplaced genomic scaffold, AGI_CSIRO_Lferr_CH_V1 ctg5644, whole genome shotgun sequence, a single genomic window includes:
- the LOC132044960 gene encoding putative ABC1 protein At2g40090 isoform X2 has protein sequence MFHEDLIFPCMAWTRNYEYSLWGLPEGSAERAKVKHEVHMRGARKLEELCFRNGGIYIKLGQHLGQLEYLVPEEYVRIMRESMLNRCPHSSYDQVHEVVKKELGGAPDEIFDEFDPVPIASASLAQVHVARTHDGQKVAVKVQHTHMTDTAAADYATVELIVNTLHGFFPSFDYRLEIFSLLLSFMNF, from the exons ATGTTCCATGAAGATTTAATCTTTCCCTGTATGGCTTGGACCAGAA ATTATGAATATTCACTCTGGGGACTGCCAGAAGGTAGCGCAGAGAGAGCAAAAGTCAAACATGAAGTTCACATGAGGGGTGCACGCAAGCTCGAAGAACTTTGTTTCAGAAATGGTGGAATTTACATTAAGCTTGGTCAACATTTAGGACAGCTG GAGTACTTAGTACCTGAAGAGTATGTTCGTATTATGAGGGAATCCATGTTAAATAGATGTCCTCATTCATCTTATGATCAAGTGCATGAAGTTGTCAAAAAAGAGCTTGGAGGTGCACCTGATGAA ATCTTTGATGAGTTTGATCCCGTACCAATAGCAAGTGCTTCTCTTGCTCAAGTCCATGTTGCCCGAACGCATGATGGGCAAAAAGTTGCTGTCAAG GTTCAGCACACACACATGACAGATACTGCTGCAGCAGATTATGCGACAGTGGAGTTGATAGTAAACACATTGCATGGattttttccttcctttgaTTACAGGTTAGAAATATTCTCCCTTCTgctaagtttcatgaacttctaa
- the LOC132044960 gene encoding putative ABC1 protein At2g40090 isoform X1: protein MAGRFLRRATMKLLVASTALGGGAAAATIASSDDPAMALKLCTIVPTRLFRDSVTAASIAFDYEYSLWGLPEGSAERAKVKHEVHMRGARKLEELCFRNGGIYIKLGQHLGQLEYLVPEEYVRIMRESMLNRCPHSSYDQVHEVVKKELGGAPDEIFDEFDPVPIASASLAQVHVARTHDGQKVAVKVQHTHMTDTAAADYATVELIVNTLHGFFPSFDYRLEIFSLLLSFMNF, encoded by the exons ATGGCTGGCAGGTTTCTGCGGCGCGCCACAATGAAGCTGTTAGTGGCGAGCACCGCCCTTGGTGGCGGAGCCGCGGCGGCCACAATTGCTAGCTCGGATGACCCAGCCATGGCCCTCAAGCTCTGCACAATTGTCCCGACCCGCCTCTTTCGCGATTCCGTCACCGCTGCCTCCATTGCCTTCG ATTATGAATATTCACTCTGGGGACTGCCAGAAGGTAGCGCAGAGAGAGCAAAAGTCAAACATGAAGTTCACATGAGGGGTGCACGCAAGCTCGAAGAACTTTGTTTCAGAAATGGTGGAATTTACATTAAGCTTGGTCAACATTTAGGACAGCTG GAGTACTTAGTACCTGAAGAGTATGTTCGTATTATGAGGGAATCCATGTTAAATAGATGTCCTCATTCATCTTATGATCAAGTGCATGAAGTTGTCAAAAAAGAGCTTGGAGGTGCACCTGATGAA ATCTTTGATGAGTTTGATCCCGTACCAATAGCAAGTGCTTCTCTTGCTCAAGTCCATGTTGCCCGAACGCATGATGGGCAAAAAGTTGCTGTCAAG GTTCAGCACACACACATGACAGATACTGCTGCAGCAGATTATGCGACAGTGGAGTTGATAGTAAACACATTGCATGGattttttccttcctttgaTTACAGGTTAGAAATATTCTCCCTTCTgctaagtttcatgaacttctaa